The nucleotide window CGCCAGCCGCGCATTGCGGTGATGGACGCCGCCTCGCTGGACACCCGGCGGCGGCTCGTGCTGATCCGGCGCGACAATGTCGAGCATCTGCTGCTTGTCGGCGGGCCGAGCGATCTCGTCGTCGAGCAGAACATCGTGCGCGGCGTGCCGGTCTCCCAGGCCTATCCGCGCCAGCCGGCGATGGGCAACGAACTCTCCGCCGCCTTCAGCCCGGCCGAGATCGAACCGCAGCCGGTTCCGGCCGCTCCTGCTCCCGTTTCGGCGCCGGCGAGCGCACCCGCCGCGCAGGCGGCGCCGCAGCCCGCCGCCCCGCGCCGCCAGCCGCTGGCGCCCGCACCGCGCCGCCCCGTGGAAGGCAGTGACGGCTCGCCGCTGAAGCGCGCCGGCGCCTCCGTGGCAGCAGCAGGCGCCGCGGTCGCCGGCCTTGCCCGCGCCGCGGCCCCGAGCCGCAGCGAACCGCAGGGCCAGGCCCCTGCCGCCGCTCCCTCCGCTTCCCGTCCCGAGGCGCCCGCCGCTCCGGCCCCGCGTCCGCCGCTGCGTCCGCTCGGCATGCAGCCGTCGGCACCTCAGGCGCCGCAGGCACAGCCGCCGCTGGGACAGGCGCCCGCTTCACAGGCCCCGATCTCGCCGGCTCCCATCGCGCAGGCTCCCGCTGCACCGGCTCCTGTCGCCCAGGCACCTGTGGCACCGCCGAAGGCTCCCGAAGTTGCCCCCGCCGCCGCTCAGTCTGCCCCCGTGCAGCCTCGGCGCGAACCGCTGCCGCCGATCCGCCGCAACGTGACGCCGCCGTCTTCCGGTCCGGCGGCCAATGCCCGCACCGCCTTCCCGCAGTTCAATGAACCGGCGGACAAGCCTGCAGCTGCCGGCGACAAGCCCGCGGCCCGCGGGGATCTGTCCGGCGTGACCGCAGGCGCGGCCGGCGGCGCTGCAGCCGCGGCGTCTACACCGGCCACACCGGCACCGGCCGCCCCCTCCGCTCCAAAGGCCGAGGTGAAGCCGGAGGCCAAGGTCGAGGTCAAGCCGGAGCCGAAGGACGAAGCAAAGCCCGGCGCGTCTACAGCCGCCCCTGCAGCCCCTTCTGCTCCGGCAGTGGCAGCGGCACCGACGGCAAGCCGTATCGAGCCGGACCTTGCCTCGCTGGAGGATGCTCTGCTCGCCGAGCTGGACCAGTCGCGCAGCAGCGCGCCGGCCGCCCGCACCGAGCCGCGCGCCGACTTCGCTCCCGCAGCACCTGCCGCAAGCCCGGCACCGGCCGCTCCGAAGGTGGAGGCGTCTGCGCCTGAAGCTGCGCCAGCATCCCCGGCGAGCGAAAAGC belongs to Stappia indica and includes:
- a CDS encoding flagellar biosynthetic protein FliO is translated as MAIVLALISVFIWILRRIAGSRSLGSRSRQPRIAVMDAASLDTRRRLVLIRRDNVEHLLLVGGPSDLVVEQNIVRGVPVSQAYPRQPAMGNELSAAFSPAEIEPQPVPAAPAPVSAPASAPAAQAAPQPAAPRRQPLAPAPRRPVEGSDGSPLKRAGASVAAAGAAVAGLARAAAPSRSEPQGQAPAAAPSASRPEAPAAPAPRPPLRPLGMQPSAPQAPQAQPPLGQAPASQAPISPAPIAQAPAAPAPVAQAPVAPPKAPEVAPAAAQSAPVQPRREPLPPIRRNVTPPSSGPAANARTAFPQFNEPADKPAAAGDKPAARGDLSGVTAGAAGGAAAAASTPATPAPAAPSAPKAEVKPEAKVEVKPEPKDEAKPGASTAAPAAPSAPAVAAAPTASRIEPDLASLEDALLAELDQSRSSAPAARTEPRADFAPAAPAASPAPAAPKVEASAPEAAPASPASEKPAAPAATQQENKPDAPEAEDKPAADDGPAAGSDKGAEAKKDNGPVTMDAIEEEMARLLSEIGGPRK